A region of Mauremys mutica isolate MM-2020 ecotype Southern chromosome 2, ASM2049712v1, whole genome shotgun sequence DNA encodes the following proteins:
- the LOC123364116 gene encoding uncharacterized protein LOC123364116 isoform X1, translated as MDQEGGWQLLEEAQPEGFALLSRAMVIHRKQSLRSIPWLLLPSLQASQEDERMACSVLLAEFLGSPLLKEKEPKAMRKQVVKAMLQRTEDSNIHIRGRALHGLRNAVTEFPDKVGLEWQDTRQRGLGRKLLVPLLPSPWLLWSRLGCRLTCLDCGSTQADRALLTEQHPTPSLQVRKKQDQILGSFVCAVCECCDPRAVLDAMEGLCWMLPDPKASLKAHVAVPLALQAREQRPEAGLHGALWPSQQICLQEVVPL; from the exons ATGGACCAGGAGGGAGGTTGGCAGCTGCTAGAGGAGGCCCAGCCCGAGGGGTTCGCTCTCCTTAGCAG GGCCATGGTGATCCACCGAAAGCAGTCCCTGAGGAGCATCCCAtggctcctccttcccagcctccaggCCAGCCAGGAGGACGAACGCATGGCCTGCAGTGTCCTGTTGGCAGAG TTCCTCGGCAGCCCCCTGCTGAAGGAGAAGGAGCCCAAGGCCATGCGGAAACAGGTTGTGAAGGCCATGCTGCAGCGGACAGAGGACAGCAACATCCACATTCGAGGCAGAGCGCTGCACGGCCTCAGGAACGCAGTAACCGAGTTCCCGGACAAGGTGGGTCTGGAATGGCAGGATACTAGGCAGAGAGGGCTGGGTAGGAAGCTTCTggttccccttctccccagcccatGGCTCCTGTGGAGCAGACTGGGCTGTAGGCTGACTTGCCTGGACTGTGGTTCCACTCAGGCTGACAGAGCGTTGCTCACCGAGCagcatccaaccccttctctgcaGGTAAGGAAGAAGCAAGACCAGATCCTGGGGAGCTTTGTCTGCGCCGTGTGCGAATGCTGCGACCCCCGCGCCGTTCTGGATGCCATGGAAGGGCTCTGCTGGATGCTGCCGGACCCCAAGGCGTCTCTGAAGGCTCACGTCGCCGTCCCACTGGCCCTGCAGGCGA GAGAACAACGGCCTGAGGCGGGCCTCCATGGAGCTCTTTGGCCATCTCAGCAAATTTGTTTGCAAGAAGTCGTCCCTCTTTAG
- the LOC123364116 gene encoding maestro heat-like repeat family member 5 isoform X3: MDQEGGWQLLEEAQPEGFALLSRAMVIHRKQSLRSIPWLLLPSLQASQEDERMACSVLLAEFLGSPLLKEKEPKAMRKQVVKAMLQRTEDSNIHIRGRALHGLRNAVTEFPDKHPTPSLQVRKKQDQILGSFVCAVCECCDPRAVLDAMEGLCWMLPDPKASLKAHVAVPLALQAREQRPEAGLHGALWPSQQICLQEVVPL; the protein is encoded by the exons ATGGACCAGGAGGGAGGTTGGCAGCTGCTAGAGGAGGCCCAGCCCGAGGGGTTCGCTCTCCTTAGCAG GGCCATGGTGATCCACCGAAAGCAGTCCCTGAGGAGCATCCCAtggctcctccttcccagcctccaggCCAGCCAGGAGGACGAACGCATGGCCTGCAGTGTCCTGTTGGCAGAG TTCCTCGGCAGCCCCCTGCTGAAGGAGAAGGAGCCCAAGGCCATGCGGAAACAGGTTGTGAAGGCCATGCTGCAGCGGACAGAGGACAGCAACATCCACATTCGAGGCAGAGCGCTGCACGGCCTCAGGAACGCAGTAACCGAGTTCCCGGACAAG catccaaccccttctctgcaGGTAAGGAAGAAGCAAGACCAGATCCTGGGGAGCTTTGTCTGCGCCGTGTGCGAATGCTGCGACCCCCGCGCCGTTCTGGATGCCATGGAAGGGCTCTGCTGGATGCTGCCGGACCCCAAGGCGTCTCTGAAGGCTCACGTCGCCGTCCCACTGGCCCTGCAGGCGA GAGAACAACGGCCTGAGGCGGGCCTCCATGGAGCTCTTTGGCCATCTCAGCAAATTTGTTTGCAAGAAGTCGTCCCTCTTTAG
- the LOC123364116 gene encoding uncharacterized protein LOC123364116 isoform X2, with the protein MVIHRKQSLRSIPWLLLPSLQASQEDERMACSVLLAEFLGSPLLKEKEPKAMRKQVVKAMLQRTEDSNIHIRGRALHGLRNAVTEFPDKVGLEWQDTRQRGLGRKLLVPLLPSPWLLWSRLGCRLTCLDCGSTQADRALLTEQHPTPSLQVRKKQDQILGSFVCAVCECCDPRAVLDAMEGLCWMLPDPKASLKAHVAVPLALQAREQRPEAGLHGALWPSQQICLQEVVPL; encoded by the exons ATGGTGATCCACCGAAAGCAGTCCCTGAGGAGCATCCCAtggctcctccttcccagcctccaggCCAGCCAGGAGGACGAACGCATGGCCTGCAGTGTCCTGTTGGCAGAG TTCCTCGGCAGCCCCCTGCTGAAGGAGAAGGAGCCCAAGGCCATGCGGAAACAGGTTGTGAAGGCCATGCTGCAGCGGACAGAGGACAGCAACATCCACATTCGAGGCAGAGCGCTGCACGGCCTCAGGAACGCAGTAACCGAGTTCCCGGACAAGGTGGGTCTGGAATGGCAGGATACTAGGCAGAGAGGGCTGGGTAGGAAGCTTCTggttccccttctccccagcccatGGCTCCTGTGGAGCAGACTGGGCTGTAGGCTGACTTGCCTGGACTGTGGTTCCACTCAGGCTGACAGAGCGTTGCTCACCGAGCagcatccaaccccttctctgcaGGTAAGGAAGAAGCAAGACCAGATCCTGGGGAGCTTTGTCTGCGCCGTGTGCGAATGCTGCGACCCCCGCGCCGTTCTGGATGCCATGGAAGGGCTCTGCTGGATGCTGCCGGACCCCAAGGCGTCTCTGAAGGCTCACGTCGCCGTCCCACTGGCCCTGCAGGCGA GAGAACAACGGCCTGAGGCGGGCCTCCATGGAGCTCTTTGGCCATCTCAGCAAATTTGTTTGCAAGAAGTCGTCCCTCTTTAG